The Conger conger chromosome 15, fConCon1.1, whole genome shotgun sequence genome contains a region encoding:
- the ehf gene encoding ETS homologous factor isoform X1: protein MVRQTSCVMSVPTSANAESHVPAPWSAPYSCTDGTAPLSKTANASVVIPGFPSRSWAQETQPQFWSKFQVWEWLQQTLDMHQIDAGSIPFQNFDMDGQQLCSMSFQDFAQAAGSIGPLLFQSIADLKWSGQYGIEIFAPLDIKTEANEYQCSIPPFREDFHTWQSTDMFDIKMPFQPPVTLNSPTPSSPESKPPQNRPATTQHKKHNPRGTHLWEFIRDILLNPDRHPGLIKWEDRTAGVFRFLKSEAVAQLWGKKKNNSSMTYEKLSRAMRYYYKREILERVDGRRLVYKFGRNAQGWKETDK, encoded by the exons ATGGTCCGTCAAACCAGCTGCGTCATGAGTGTCCCCACTAGTGCCAACGCTGAGAGTCACGTCCCTGCCCCCTGGAGCGCCCCCTACAGCTGCACAGACGGTActgcgcccttgagcaagaccgcTAACG cgtcCGTCGTGATTCCAGGATTCCCGAGCCGCTCCTGGGCCCAGGAAACCCAGCCGCAGTTCTGGTCCAAATTCCAGGTGTGGGAGTGGCTGCAGCAGACCCTGGACATGCACCAGATCGACGCGGGCAGCATCCCCTTCCAGAACTTCGACATGGACGGCCAGCAGCTCTGCAGCATGAGCTTCCAGGACTTCGCCCAGGCGGCCGGCTCCATCGGGCCCCTGCTCTTCCAGAGCATCGCCGACCTCAAGTGGAGCG GTCAATATGGCATTGAGATATTTGCCCCACTGGACATTAAGACAGAAGCGAATG AATACCAATGCTCGATTCCTCCTTTCCGAGAGGACTTCCACACCTGGCAATCCACAG ACATGTTTGACATCAAGATGCCCTTTCAACCGCCTGTTACCTTGAATTCCCCCACACCATCCAGTCCAG AGTCAAAGCCGCCACAGAACCGTCCCGCAACTACGCAACACAAGAAACACA ACCCTCGGGGGACCCACCTGTGGGAGTTCATCCGGGACATCCTCCTGAACCCCGACAGGCACCCCGGGCTGATCAAGTGGGAGGACCGGACAGCGGGCGTGTTCCGCTTCCTCAAGTCCGAGGCGGTGGCCCAGCTCTGGGgcaagaagaagaacaacagcAGTATGACCTACGAGAAGCTCAGCAGGGCCATGAG GTATTATTACAAGCGAGAGATCCTGGAGAGGGTGGACGGACGCCGGCTGGTTTACAAATTCGGGAGAAATGCCCAAGGATGGAAAGAAACAGACAAGTGA
- the ehf gene encoding ETS homologous factor isoform X2 translates to MVRQTSCVMSVPTSANAESHVPAPWSAPYSCTDASVVIPGFPSRSWAQETQPQFWSKFQVWEWLQQTLDMHQIDAGSIPFQNFDMDGQQLCSMSFQDFAQAAGSIGPLLFQSIADLKWSGQYGIEIFAPLDIKTEANEYQCSIPPFREDFHTWQSTDMFDIKMPFQPPVTLNSPTPSSPESKPPQNRPATTQHKKHNPRGTHLWEFIRDILLNPDRHPGLIKWEDRTAGVFRFLKSEAVAQLWGKKKNNSSMTYEKLSRAMRYYYKREILERVDGRRLVYKFGRNAQGWKETDK, encoded by the exons ATGGTCCGTCAAACCAGCTGCGTCATGAGTGTCCCCACTAGTGCCAACGCTGAGAGTCACGTCCCTGCCCCCTGGAGCGCCCCCTACAGCTGCACAGACG cgtcCGTCGTGATTCCAGGATTCCCGAGCCGCTCCTGGGCCCAGGAAACCCAGCCGCAGTTCTGGTCCAAATTCCAGGTGTGGGAGTGGCTGCAGCAGACCCTGGACATGCACCAGATCGACGCGGGCAGCATCCCCTTCCAGAACTTCGACATGGACGGCCAGCAGCTCTGCAGCATGAGCTTCCAGGACTTCGCCCAGGCGGCCGGCTCCATCGGGCCCCTGCTCTTCCAGAGCATCGCCGACCTCAAGTGGAGCG GTCAATATGGCATTGAGATATTTGCCCCACTGGACATTAAGACAGAAGCGAATG AATACCAATGCTCGATTCCTCCTTTCCGAGAGGACTTCCACACCTGGCAATCCACAG ACATGTTTGACATCAAGATGCCCTTTCAACCGCCTGTTACCTTGAATTCCCCCACACCATCCAGTCCAG AGTCAAAGCCGCCACAGAACCGTCCCGCAACTACGCAACACAAGAAACACA ACCCTCGGGGGACCCACCTGTGGGAGTTCATCCGGGACATCCTCCTGAACCCCGACAGGCACCCCGGGCTGATCAAGTGGGAGGACCGGACAGCGGGCGTGTTCCGCTTCCTCAAGTCCGAGGCGGTGGCCCAGCTCTGGGgcaagaagaagaacaacagcAGTATGACCTACGAGAAGCTCAGCAGGGCCATGAG GTATTATTACAAGCGAGAGATCCTGGAGAGGGTGGACGGACGCCGGCTGGTTTACAAATTCGGGAGAAATGCCCAAGGATGGAAAGAAACAGACAAGTGA